From the genome of Desulfonatronum thiosulfatophilum, one region includes:
- the trpB gene encoding tryptophan synthase subunit beta — protein MKKGYFGDFGGRFAPELLMPPLLELEEAMERIMSTPAFGQELGNLLEHYVGRPTALYHCARLSEELGFGVWLKREDLAHTGAHKINNTVGQALLAKHMGKTKLVAETGAGQHGVATATAAALLGLECLVYMGAEDVVRQAHNVQRMELLGARVQPVESGSRTLKDAINAAMRHWIAEQEQTHYCLGSAVGPHPFPLLVRELQAVIGREALEQFRRRTGSLPDRVVACVGGGSNAIGMFHAFVPHPEVALIGVEAAGDGSPGCCHSATLSTGTTGVLHGTMTKLLQTPEGQILPSHSLAPGLDYPGVGPEHAHLQALGRAEYVSVTDNQALAAFMRLARTEGILAALESSHALAYAIGLAGTLPETENVVICLSGRGDKDLEIVRAALSKSE, from the coding sequence ATGAAAAAAGGATATTTTGGCGATTTTGGCGGACGATTCGCGCCGGAATTGCTCATGCCGCCGTTGTTGGAACTGGAAGAGGCCATGGAGCGGATCATGTCCACTCCGGCTTTTGGGCAGGAACTCGGAAATCTTTTGGAGCACTATGTCGGCCGCCCCACGGCCTTGTACCACTGCGCCCGCCTCTCTGAAGAACTCGGCTTCGGCGTCTGGCTCAAACGCGAGGATCTGGCTCACACCGGAGCGCACAAGATCAACAATACCGTGGGCCAGGCTCTGCTGGCCAAACACATGGGCAAGACCAAGCTCGTGGCCGAAACCGGCGCCGGGCAGCACGGCGTGGCCACGGCCACGGCCGCGGCCCTTCTCGGGCTGGAATGCCTCGTGTACATGGGGGCCGAGGATGTTGTCCGCCAGGCCCACAACGTCCAGCGCATGGAACTGCTGGGCGCCCGGGTCCAGCCCGTGGAGTCGGGCAGCCGGACCCTGAAGGACGCCATCAACGCGGCCATGCGCCATTGGATTGCCGAACAGGAACAGACCCATTACTGCCTCGGCTCCGCCGTGGGACCGCATCCCTTTCCGCTCCTGGTGCGCGAACTGCAAGCCGTCATCGGCCGCGAAGCACTGGAGCAGTTCCGGCGACGGACCGGCAGTCTTCCTGACCGGGTCGTGGCCTGCGTGGGCGGCGGGTCCAATGCCATCGGCATGTTCCATGCCTTCGTTCCCCATCCGGAAGTCGCGCTGATCGGCGTGGAGGCAGCGGGAGACGGTTCGCCGGGCTGCTGCCATTCCGCCACCCTGAGCACTGGAACCACCGGCGTGCTTCACGGAACCATGACCAAGCTCCTGCAGACCCCGGAGGGCCAGATCCTGCCGTCGCACTCCCTTGCTCCGGGACTCGACTACCCCGGCGTCGGCCCGGAGCACGCCCACCTGCAAGCCCTGGGTCGCGCCGAATATGTCAGCGTCACCGACAACCAGGCCCTGGCCGCCTTCATGCGTCTTGCCCGGACCGAGGGCATCCTGGCGGCCCTGGAGAGTTCTCACGCCCTGGCCTATGCCATCGGTCTCGCCGGCACCCTGCCTGAAACCGAGAATGTAGTCATTTGTCTCTCGGGCCGCGGAGACAAGGATTTGGAAATCGTTCGCGCCGCCCTGTCCAAAAGTGAATGA
- the trpA gene encoding tryptophan synthase subunit alpha, whose translation MSQNLLTQKIEQAKCQGRKAVMPYLPAGYPSRQDFWTHIRDLDAAGADIIEIGVPFSDPVADGPIVEQAALRCLEQGVSLEWILEELRRKRASINAGIVLMGYMNPFLQYGIPKLAREASVAGVNGLIIADLPFEESAEIREILQAQAIDLIPLVGLNSSSERLRMHAHEATGFVYFVSVMGTTGERAVLPPELRTALIQAKSIFSIPLALGFGLHSPSQLQGVEDAVDGVVIGSSLIRHITKTGQVGDFLTAWLN comes from the coding sequence ATGTCCCAGAATCTTTTGACCCAAAAAATCGAACAGGCAAAATGCCAAGGCCGCAAAGCCGTGATGCCCTATCTCCCCGCCGGTTATCCGTCCAGGCAGGATTTCTGGACGCACATCCGGGATCTGGACGCCGCCGGCGCGGACATCATTGAAATCGGCGTGCCCTTCTCCGATCCCGTGGCCGACGGTCCCATCGTCGAACAGGCGGCCTTGCGCTGCCTGGAGCAGGGCGTCTCCCTGGAGTGGATCCTTGAGGAGCTGCGCCGAAAACGTGCATCAATTAACGCCGGAATCGTCCTGATGGGCTACATGAATCCCTTTCTGCAATACGGCATCCCCAAGCTGGCCCGGGAAGCCTCCGTAGCCGGAGTGAACGGCCTGATCATCGCGGACCTGCCCTTTGAGGAAAGCGCCGAGATCCGGGAGATCCTCCAGGCCCAGGCCATCGATCTGATCCCCCTGGTGGGACTGAACAGCTCGTCGGAACGGCTGCGCATGCATGCCCATGAAGCCACGGGCTTCGTCTACTTCGTCTCGGTCATGGGCACCACCGGCGAGCGCGCCGTCCTGCCCCCCGAACTGCGCACCGCCCTGATCCAGGCCAAATCCATATTTTCCATCCCCTTGGCCCTGGGCTTCGGCCTGCACTCACCCTCCCAACTCCAGGGCGTGGAAGATGCGGTGGACGGAGTGGTCATAGGCAGCTCACTGATCCGGCACATCACGAAGACTGGGCAGGTGGGAGATTTTCTGACAGCTTGGCTTAACTGA
- the trpD gene encoding anthranilate phosphoribosyltransferase encodes MTDSVNDILEQLARRQPLTDIQADRIFNALLQGELGPAQAGAFLMGLRAKGEDSTDLAAGVRAGLEHARPIPGLSGVRIDTCGTGGDNACSFNCSTAVALFLAEMGYQVVKHGNRAVSSSCGSADVLEALGLPLDTEPDQVASRLAADKFVFLFAPAYHPAFRHIMPVRRELGIRTLFNLMGPLLNPARPTHQLIGVGDPAFLFIMGEALLLTGVERALVVHGTGGYDELTTFGPARCYIIKDGIMEKTAINPQKLGFERHAPEDVTVKDKDHAVGVMREILAGNGPKAMAEMAALNLAACLYLLEEGKTLIECAEMARAAVKKGVGSRVLHA; translated from the coding sequence ATGACCGACAGCGTGAACGACATTCTTGAACAACTGGCCCGCCGGCAGCCCTTGACCGACATCCAGGCGGACCGGATTTTCAATGCCTTGCTCCAGGGCGAATTGGGTCCGGCCCAGGCCGGAGCGTTCCTCATGGGCCTGCGGGCCAAGGGCGAGGACTCCACGGACCTGGCCGCCGGCGTCCGGGCCGGCCTTGAACATGCCCGCCCCATTCCCGGCCTTTCCGGCGTGCGCATCGACACCTGCGGCACCGGCGGAGACAACGCCTGCAGCTTCAACTGCTCCACGGCCGTGGCCCTGTTCCTGGCCGAGATGGGTTATCAGGTGGTCAAACACGGCAACCGGGCCGTATCCTCTTCCTGCGGCAGCGCAGATGTACTCGAGGCCCTGGGCCTGCCTCTGGACACAGAGCCGGACCAGGTGGCCTCCCGTCTGGCCGCCGACAAGTTCGTCTTCCTCTTCGCCCCGGCCTATCATCCAGCGTTTCGGCATATCATGCCCGTCCGCCGGGAGCTGGGCATCCGGACCCTGTTCAATCTCATGGGCCCCCTGCTCAATCCGGCCCGCCCCACCCACCAGCTCATCGGCGTGGGCGACCCGGCCTTTCTGTTCATCATGGGCGAAGCCCTGCTGCTGACCGGCGTGGAACGTGCCCTGGTGGTCCACGGAACCGGCGGCTACGACGAGCTGACCACCTTCGGCCCGGCCCGGTGCTACATCATCAAGGACGGGATCATGGAAAAGACGGCCATCAACCCGCAGAAACTGGGTTTTGAGCGTCATGCTCCGGAAGACGTCACCGTGAAGGACAAGGATCATGCCGTGGGCGTGATGCGGGAAATCCTGGCCGGCAACGGCCCGAAGGCCATGGCCGAGATGGCGGCATTGAACCTGGCCGCCTGCCTCTACCTCCTGGAAGAGGGTAAAACCCTGATCGAGTGCGCCGAAATGGCCCGGGCTGCGGTCAAAAAGGGCGTCGGCAGCCGGGTGCTCCATGCTTGA
- a CDS encoding phosphoribosylanthranilate isomerase has translation MEPETGTGLPNGIPRPLIKVCGLLRSEDVLLCEELGVDWTGFIFHPASPRNADPKLVAALPRGKALRVGVFVDQSAEDVCRIMKEARLDLAQLHGRQDQQFCAALGRERVIRVFWPQRYAGRELLEQDLQAFASVCNWFLLDAGTSGGGHGASLNFRVLHGLNSPRPWLLAGGLGPENIRQALDRCLPDGLDLNSGVEDAPGKKSGPKLELALRLARMP, from the coding sequence ATGGAGCCTGAAACCGGCACCGGCCTGCCAAACGGGATTCCGCGTCCATTGATCAAGGTCTGCGGCTTGCTCAGGTCCGAAGACGTGCTGCTCTGCGAAGAGCTCGGCGTGGACTGGACCGGATTCATCTTCCATCCAGCCAGCCCCCGCAACGCAGACCCGAAGCTTGTGGCCGCGCTGCCCCGGGGCAAGGCCCTGCGGGTGGGCGTTTTCGTCGACCAGAGCGCAGAGGATGTGTGCAGGATCATGAAGGAAGCCAGGCTGGACCTGGCCCAGTTGCACGGCAGACAGGATCAGCAATTCTGCGCCGCCTTGGGGAGAGAGCGGGTCATCAGGGTCTTCTGGCCGCAACGCTATGCTGGCCGGGAACTTCTGGAGCAGGATCTGCAAGCTTTCGCCTCAGTTTGCAACTGGTTCCTCCTGGACGCCGGGACCAGCGGCGGCGGGCATGGAGCAAGTCTGAACTTCCGCGTCCTGCACGGGCTGAACTCACCCAGACCCTGGCTGCTGGCCGGCGGTCTGGGACCGGAAAATATCCGGCAGGCCCTGGACCGGTGTCTGCCCGACGGACTGGATCTGAATTCGGGCGTTGAAGATGCGCCGGGGAAGAAGTCAGGACCAAAACTGGAACTGGCTCTTCGTTTGGCGAGAATGCCGTAG
- a CDS encoding anthranilate synthase component II: protein MFLLIDNYDSFTFNLVQAFQVLGLFPHVVRNDQPELTDLAQNPELRAVIISPGPSRPEMAGQCLDFLKLLPTAVPVLGICLGHQILGHHAGASVVVADRIMHGKTSSVMHTGDGLFSGLPQPLECGRYHSLLVRVEEAPDLLERTAWTEEGEVMGLRYKDRPWCGVQFHPESILTPDGPKLLENFLKMQPIAA, encoded by the coding sequence ATGTTTTTACTTATCGATAACTATGATTCGTTCACCTTCAACCTGGTCCAGGCGTTCCAGGTTCTGGGGCTATTCCCCCACGTGGTGCGCAACGACCAGCCCGAGTTGACGGATCTGGCGCAAAATCCGGAGTTGCGGGCCGTGATCATCTCACCCGGTCCCAGCCGACCGGAAATGGCCGGACAATGCCTGGACTTCCTCAAACTCCTGCCGACCGCCGTTCCTGTTCTGGGCATCTGCCTCGGTCACCAGATCCTCGGGCATCATGCCGGGGCCTCAGTGGTGGTGGCCGACAGGATCATGCACGGCAAGACTTCCTCGGTGATGCATACCGGTGACGGCCTTTTCTCCGGACTGCCCCAGCCCCTGGAATGCGGGCGCTACCATTCCCTGCTGGTCCGGGTGGAGGAAGCCCCCGATCTGCTGGAGCGCACCGCCTGGACCGAAGAGGGCGAGGTCATGGGCCTGCGTTACAAGGACAGGCCGTGGTGCGGCGTTCAGTTCCATCCCGAATCCATCCTGACCCCGGACGGCCCGAAGCTTCTGGAAAATTTTCTCAAGATGCAGCCCATTGCAGCATAG
- a CDS encoding indole-3-glycerol-phosphate synthase: MLEKFRRAKEAEIHVLRQMAADETLPKPLSMQRPSLRRALLSRGPGAVIAEYKRASPSKGLINAAWTPRQAAEGYARAGAAALSVLTEEVHFQGSLDFLPVMAEPGLPVLRKDFLLHPLQVLQTAATPASALLLIARMLTLAELEAMLVACRDHGLEAVVEVFDTTDLAKAKAAAASIIQVNNRDLDKLTTGLRISEELIEHRASGEVWISASGMHSAEDMRRMQGVGYDGLLIGTRLMQETDPGIALTKLLEEMNGA; the protein is encoded by the coding sequence ATGCTTGAGAAATTCCGACGCGCCAAGGAGGCGGAAATCCATGTCCTGCGGCAAATGGCCGCTGATGAAACCCTGCCCAAACCCCTCTCCATGCAAAGACCATCCCTGCGCCGGGCCCTGCTGAGCCGTGGGCCGGGAGCCGTGATCGCCGAATACAAGCGCGCTTCGCCGAGCAAGGGATTGATCAATGCCGCCTGGACCCCGCGCCAGGCAGCCGAGGGCTATGCCCGGGCCGGAGCCGCGGCCCTGTCCGTGCTCACCGAGGAAGTTCACTTTCAAGGCAGCCTGGATTTTCTGCCGGTCATGGCCGAACCCGGCCTGCCCGTTTTGCGCAAGGATTTCCTGCTGCATCCATTGCAGGTCCTCCAAACCGCCGCCACTCCGGCCTCGGCCCTGCTGCTGATCGCCCGAATGCTTACCCTGGCGGAGCTGGAAGCCATGCTCGTGGCATGCCGGGATCATGGTCTGGAAGCCGTGGTGGAGGTCTTTGACACCACCGACTTGGCAAAGGCCAAAGCCGCCGCGGCGAGTATCATTCAGGTCAACAACCGGGACCTGGACAAGCTGACCACGGGCTTGCGCATATCCGAGGAACTGATCGAGCACAGGGCGTCCGGCGAAGTCTGGATCAGCGCCAGCGGCATGCATTCGGCCGAGGATATGCGCCGGATGCAGGGCGTCGGCTACGACGGCCTGCTCATCGGCACGAGGCTGATGCAGGAGACCGATCCGGGAATCGCCCTGACAAAACTGCTGGAGGAAATGAATGGAGCCTGA